In the genome of Myxosarcina sp. GI1, the window GATTCGACGATCGCACAGAGCAAATTGTTGGTAGCGTTGAGATTATTATTAACCGTATATCGCTTGTGACGAGAAGATTTCATCGAATAGGGGGCTGCCCGCTGTTCGGCAAAATGCACGATCGCATCGGGCTGTTCTTTAATAATTAGATTTAATAGGCGATCGTATTCTTTAGCAATATCAATATTATGAAATTCAATTTTTTTGCCTGTAATTTGCTCCCAAGTTTTAAGTCTCTGTCCGATGGGGGCGATTGGTGTGAGAGAGCTTACCTCTAGTTCGTTGTCGATATTGCGTCGCGATAAATTATCGACAATAACTACATCCAAATCTCGATTGGACAAGTGTAGGGAGGTAGGCCAACCACAGAAACCATCCCCTCCTAAAATAATAACTTTCATAAATCTTGCCTCTAAATAATCATCACGGAAACGTTTTTGCAATCTAAATCATTTAACCAAATTTTGAGGCTCTATGGTTTTTTTTGAGGATTTATTCTCAATATTTAGTCGCGATCGCTTATTTTCTGTTTAAGAAAGCAACTCGGCATAACTAGTCACTGGCATCTCTGCTTTAGCGGAAATCATCGTAGCAATTTGCTCTGAGGAGACGTTGCCGATAAATCTAACTAATTCTTCCTGAGATAGAGGGGTTTCTTGCCAGTAGTTGTGACAGAGATCGAGATCGTCTTTATAATGACCAGATTGTTGTAAAATTTTTTCGACAAATACTCCATAAAGAATATATTCCGATACGTGCCAGTTGGCGCAAATAGCCTCAATCCAGCTACGATTATTTTTGGCTTCTAAATAGCGGTGTAACTTTAAAACATTGTCTTTACGCCAGAAAATCAACTGTCCCATGTAGTTATTGACGGGAAACTTAGGCGGTTCTAAACGTAGTAATTTGCTGGCATCATAGTACCATCTAGCCAAATCTGGATTATCGACAGCAACACATTTCGGTTCGCAAAAAAATCTGACGAGATCGCCTCTAATATAATCTTGCAGATCGAACGGGCGAATAAAAAAAACATCAGAATCGGCAAAGACTAAAACATCTTCTGAAACATAATTAGCTACGGTAAGCTTGATCAATTGCTGTACCAACCATCCTCTAAGCGGTAAAGTTTTCCAACTAAACCAAATATTTTTCTTGGTAAATAAAGGAATTCTAACGATCCATTGAGGCAATAAATCTTCTTTATTAAGAACTAGCGTATTGTTAGTTGCCAATGAATTAAATAATTTATAGTCTTGTCGGTCTACGACTATATAGTGCTTGAATAAAGAATTACTATAGCGTTGGATGCTATTTACCAACAGTTGGCATCTCTCGAAATCTGGAGCATAACTAGGCGTTACCAAGCAAATTGATTTTTGTGACATTGAAAAACACCGATTAAGGATCGTAAATACAGATCTTAATTGTTTTCAGCGCATCTATAAACTTTGCCAGATGCTGGTAAGATCGCGATCGTATCGATATACAAATTAAATTAAAGCAGTTAGAGCTATGCCGATAGAGAGCCAAACTTGTCAATTGGTAATCGGAGAGAAGACAGTTGGTTATTCGGAGTGTCTCAATAACTATTAAATTAAGATCGCAAATCTCTAAATGTAAGTTATGGCATTGGCATTTTTATCGGGCGCGATCGCTTGAAAACCTCGAATTGAAACAAAAGTATCGATGAATTTAAACGTTACCCAAAAACTAATCCAATCTCATTTAATTTCTGGCAAGATGACTCCTGGCGCAGAAATCGCTTTACGTATCGACCAATCCCTGACACAAGATGCAACGGGGACGATGGTAATGTTGGAGTTAGAAGCGATGGGACTCAAACAAGTCAAAACAGAGCTTTCGGCTCAATACGTCGATCATAATTTGCTGCAAACTGACTTTAAAAATGCCGACGATCATTTATTTTTACGTTCGGCTTGTCAGAGATTTGGGATTTGGTACAGTCGTCCTGGTAATGGGATTTCTCACGCCGTACACATGGAGCGGTTTGGCGTACCTGGCAAAAGCTTAATTGGTTCTGATAGTCATACCCCTGCAGCAGGCGGGATGGGGATGTTGGCTTTTGGTGCGGGTGGTATCGATGTCGCTATGGCGATCGCTGGCGAACCAATGTATCTCAAGATGCCACAGGTTTTAGGCGTTAAGCTGACTGGTAAGCTACCAGACTGGGTAAGTGCTAAAGACGTAGTTTTAGAGATGTTACGCCGTTACGATGTCGATGGCGGCAGGGGCAAAATTATTGAATATTACGGTCCTGGTCTGGAAAATCTCAGCGCGATGGATCGCCACGTAATTGCCAATATGGGTACGGAATTAGGGGCAACTACTACGGTTTTTCCTTCTGATGAAGAAACCAAAAGATTTTTAATCGCTCAGGGACGGGGAGAAGATTGGGTAGAACTAGTCGCCGACGAAAATGCCCAATACGATCTCACCGAAGAAATTAATCTTGCCGAGTTAGAACCTTTAATCGCCTGTCCCTCTAGTCCTGGTAATGTCGTGCCAGTAAGAGAAGTTGCAGGTCGAGAAGTGTCTCAGGTAGTAGTCGGATCTTCAGCCAATCCTGGCTTGCGAGATTTTTGGATCGTCAGTCAGATGGTAAAGGGCAAAACTATTAACGACCGCGTTTCTTTTGATGTCAATCCTACATCCCGTCAGGCGATCGAGAATTTAGCCGCTATGGGAACGGCGTTTGTAGATTTGATCCATACGGGAGCGAGGTTTCATCAGGCTGGCTGTTTGGGCTGTATCGGCATGGGACAAGCTCCAGCTTCCGAACAAATATCTTTAAGAACTATGCCCCGTAACTTTCCTGGGCGTTCTGGTACTGCCGACGACCGTGTCTATTTGTGCAGCCCTGAAACCGCTGCTGCTTCGGCTCTAACGGGAAAAATTACCGATCCTAGAGATCTGGAGAAACTGTACGACATGAGCTATCCTCAGTTCGAGCCGCCAGAAACAGAAATTATCAATACCGAAATGCTGGTGCCACCTCCTAGCGATGGCAGTAACGTCGAGATAGTAAAAGGACCTAATATCGAATCTTTTCCCGAATTTTCTGCTTTGCCAGACAGTGCCAGCGTTCCCGTCTTACTTAAGGTAGGAGATAACATTTCTACCGATGAAATTTTACCCGCAGGAGCGCAAGTATTGCCATTTCGTAGCAATATTCCCAAAATTAGCGAATTTGTTTACTATTTATTAGATGCAACCTTTGCCGAACGAGCTAGAGAAACCAAAGATGAATATGGCGCTCATGTCTTAGTCGCTGGTGATAACTATGCTCAGGGTTCGAGTCGAGAACACGCGGCGATCGCACCTCGCTATTTAGGGCAAATTGCGGTTATCGCTAAGTCTTATGCTCGTATTGGCTGGCAAAATTTGGTTAATTTTGGCATTCTCCCCTTAGAATTTGTCAATCCCGAAGATTATGACGCTATTGCTGCTGCCGATGAGTTAGTGTTTGAAGGATTGCATCGGGCTTTAAAAGCAGGTGAAAATATTCTCGTCAAACATAAAACTTGCGATCGCACTTACGAGCTTACCTATAGTCTCAGCGAGCGGCAAAGAGAATTAATTTTAGCTGGCGGCTTAATTAACTATTTCAAACAAAATCTAGCTGTTGCGGCACAGTAGCTAGTGCAAAATCTGAGAGAGGAACGCTTGCCACAGTTCCTCTTTCTGGTTATTAAAAAATTCCTGGGGGAGTCTTATTGGCTACTAGGCTACCATCGGCTAAAATGATGCGATCGCGTTACATACAGTAAATCTTTAGGTTCTAATGTTGCTGCGGTCGAATATTTCTCCGTCAGTACCAACACCGAAGATTTTCAATTGGTCTGCATAGGCTTCGATGACGGCAAAACTAAATCTGGAAACAGCATAGGCAGTCCAGTCGGACTTACCTACAGGACGCAGTTTAGCACCAGCACCACAAGTTAAATAAGTTGTCTTACCAATTGGCTTGGTACGCTCGTAATGATGGTCGTGACCATTAAGATATAGTCGAACATTGTAGCGATCGAATAAGGGTGGTAGAGCTTCGACTAGTCTGGCGGTATTACCATGAGCACCAGAAGAATAAACTGGATGATGTCCGAAGACAATTTTCCAGACAGCTGTGGAACGGGCTAAATTTTCTTCTAGCCAAGCTAGCTCTTCCGTCCAGGAGGCATTTGTATTAGTATCGAGAGCAAAAAACTCCACCGCTCCTTCGCTAAAGGTATAGTAACGATCGCTCATGTTATAGCCTCGATACCGAACTTGGTCTTCACCATTGTTAGTTCTAATATCGTGATTGCCCAAAACTGCATAAAAAGGAATATTTTGTTGTCTAAAAACACGATAGGGAGATTCAAAAGCACTAGCAACTTTAGCTATGTCTCCATCCTCATAAATATTGTCTCCCGTCAATAAAAATAACAAGAGGGGATTGAGTTTGTGATAACCCTCCATAGCTTTAGCCACCTCATATTGACTCTTATTTCCCGTCCCCACATCACCTACAGCAGCAAACCGCAGTAAAGGAGTGGTAGAGGCAGAAGTGGAGCTATCTAATCTTACATGAGAACCTAAAGCCAGTCCCAATCCGCTTAGAAACGCTAAAGATAAAAAACTACGTCGCTTCATTAATCAATTGTATTGCTTATATATATTTGTCTAATGTAATTTAGACACAAAAAAGTAACAATTCGCTCGAATTTAAAGATTTTCTGTCAATGGCAAAATTTTGCAGACATTTATTTTCAAGAGATTTTGGCTCAATTTAATTCGCCAAACCATGGCTTTACGAGCATCATAAGCTAAAAAATCTGGCAGTTTAACCAGAGCGATTTCGGTTTGGTATTTCCTTTGCAGGAATTTTTTGAGCAGTCGGTCAACAATAAAAGGTTTCTCGAGCAATAAAGGTCCATGAGCGTAACCCCTCTTTTGTCAAACTGGGTTAAAATCTTAATTTTTTGTTGGCTAAAATGACGTGCTTTCCTGAAAATCTCCCCAAGTGACAGATTAAGGTTATCAATTGAAAAATGCATTCGAACAACATTTTATAAAATAGCCCAACCAGCCTACAATACCCAATAGTTTAAACCCATCTTCAAAGAAAATACGCCAGCTTCCCAAAACTATTTGAATATAATTCTGAAATACATCAATGAACAATGACAACCCAAAAAAGCCAAACGCGATTGCAAGAATAAAATACTTTGTTTTGAGGATAAAATTTTTAAAAGCTATCATCCAAAAAAATATTAGTCCTACATAGCTAACAAGGGTGATTTTCTCATCTATACCTAAATAGTGAGGAAATATGTATTCGTGTAGCATAAAAAAATCGTCTAGCAAAAGTAGCGTGGTTATAAGACCAGAGCTAAGTAAAAACGTTGCAAACCGCTTTTTATTTAAACGATGCCGTAACATTGTCCAGCTAAATAGACATATGGTCGCAGACGCACTCCATAATAAGACTCCAATGTTTGAGGTTAAACCAACTAAAGGACTAAAATCGGCAATATAAGCAGGATCGCGTGTGAACATACCTATAGGAACATTCAACCGTAAGCTAGCAAAAAATACCGCACACAATAAAAGTAACGGTAAAAAATAAAGTAAACAGAGAAAGCGTGTTAACTTTTTGCCTTGAAATACAAATTTACCCCACACGTATTATCCTCTTTGCTAAGTGATAAATTTATTTTTTGGTTATTTTTTAGTTTTTAAATCAATGCAAAATTTGTGCCAGAAACTGCTGTAAGCGTTCTTCTTTTGGGTTGTTAAAAAACTCATGGGGAGTCGTATCGGCTACCAGGCTGCCATCAGCTAAAAAGATAATGCGATCGGCTACTTCACGAGCAAAGCCGACTTCGTGAGTGACGCACACCATTGTCATGCCAGATTCTGCCAGACCGCGCATAACATCTAATACTTCCCTAACCATTTCAGGGTCGAGTGCTGAGGTCGGTTCGTCAAACAGCATCACTTTGGGCTGCATTGCCAAAGCGCGAGCGATCGCCACACGCTGTTGTTGTCCGCCAGAAAGCTGACCTGGATATTTATTGGCTTGATGGGCAATGCCTACTCGTTCTAATAGCTGCATGGCATTGGCATTGGCTTCCGATTTAGATATTCGCCGCAGGTGAGTAGGACCCAAGGTAATATTTTTTAGCACCGTCAGATGGGGAAACAGATTGAATTGTTGAAACACCATCCCTACTTCACGGCGCACTAATTCGATACCTTTATGGTTGTGACCGATAACAGTACCGTCGATTTCAATACTACCTTTTTGATAGGGTTCTAAACCGTTAAAGGTGCGGATAAAGGTAGATTTACCAGAACCAGAAGGACCCATCAGCACTACCACTTCACCTTGGTTAACACTCAGGCTGACTCCTTTGAGGACGTGAAAGCCATTGTCATACCATTTTTCGACATCACGAGCGACGATAATCGGTTGGGTATCTAGGGTAGCCGTACTGGATGAACGCGATTGTGGTTGAAAGTCAGTCATTTTATTGTCCTCAGTTATTGATAGTTTTAGTTAAAGTTCGAGATATTCCCACAGCAACTTACCTACTAAAACCGTAGTTACTGTAATAAAAATTGGTTTGATAAACTTAGCTCCTCTAACAGTAGCCACAGTCGAGCCGATATAAGCACCAACTCCAACCCCAAGCGCGCCAGCAATACCTTCGGGCAAGCTAACCATACCTAAAAGCCAAAAAGATATCAGCGCGATAAGATTAGTCATAAAATTGATAACTTTAGCCGTACCGGTGCCACGCAAAAAATCTAATGACAGAATATACACTAAAGCAAATACTAAAAAAGTCCCCGCTCCAGGACCAAAAAAACCATCGTGAAAGCCAATAATTGCGCCGAAACAGGCTAATTTTAGAATCTGTATCGAACTGTGAGATTGAGCGATCGCTACGTGTGCAGACTTTTCTAAGCCAAAATCAGGTTTGAAGACAACAAACAAAGTAATTGCCACCATCAATAAAATTACAATTGGTTCTGCCCAAGCTGTGGGTAAAAAACCAATCGATCGACTACCAAGCCAAGAACCAAAAACGGCGGGAATACCCATATAAATACAGGCTTGCCAATCGACCTGCTGGGAGCGAGCAAATTCGATCGAACTAGTTAACACGCCACAAGTTCCACAGAGTTTGTTGGTAGCGATCGCGGTTGCTACGGGTAAGCCACTAAAGATTAAACCTGGAATCATAATCATACCGCCACCACCAGCGATCGCATCTACGAAGCCAGCTATAATTCCCGTTAGCAAGATAACGATTAAGATCATTTATAAGCTTTTAGCTGGTTTTCATCGGGAATAAGCTACTTAAGGCTAAACACCAGAAGGAATTACTGCTGGTTCTTCGACAGTAGCGGGTTTGCC includes:
- a CDS encoding amino acid ABC transporter ATP-binding protein; translation: MTDFQPQSRSSSTATLDTQPIIVARDVEKWYDNGFHVLKGVSLSVNQGEVVVLMGPSGSGKSTFIRTFNGLEPYQKGSIEIDGTVIGHNHKGIELVRREVGMVFQQFNLFPHLTVLKNITLGPTHLRRISKSEANANAMQLLERVGIAHQANKYPGQLSGGQQQRVAIARALAMQPKVMLFDEPTSALDPEMVREVLDVMRGLAESGMTMVCVTHEVGFAREVADRIIFLADGSLVADTTPHEFFNNPKEERLQQFLAQILH
- a CDS encoding DUF6492 family protein; translation: MSQKSICLVTPSYAPDFERCQLLVNSIQRYSNSLFKHYIVVDRQDYKLFNSLATNNTLVLNKEDLLPQWIVRIPLFTKKNIWFSWKTLPLRGWLVQQLIKLTVANYVSEDVLVFADSDVFFIRPFDLQDYIRGDLVRFFCEPKCVAVDNPDLARWYYDASKLLRLEPPKFPVNNYMGQLIFWRKDNVLKLHRYLEAKNNRSWIEAICANWHVSEYILYGVFVEKILQQSGHYKDDLDLCHNYWQETPLSQEELVRFIGNVSSEQIATMISAKAEMPVTSYAELLS
- a CDS encoding TSUP family transporter; protein product: MILIVILLTGIIAGFVDAIAGGGGMIMIPGLIFSGLPVATAIATNKLCGTCGVLTSSIEFARSQQVDWQACIYMGIPAVFGSWLGSRSIGFLPTAWAEPIVILLMVAITLFVVFKPDFGLEKSAHVAIAQSHSSIQILKLACFGAIIGFHDGFFGPGAGTFLVFALVYILSLDFLRGTGTAKVINFMTNLIALISFWLLGMVSLPEGIAGALGVGVGAYIGSTVATVRGAKFIKPIFITVTTVLVGKLLWEYLEL
- a CDS encoding metallophosphoesterase, with translation MKRRSFLSLAFLSGLGLALGSHVRLDSSTSASTTPLLRFAAVGDVGTGNKSQYEVAKAMEGYHKLNPLLLFLLTGDNIYEDGDIAKVASAFESPYRVFRQQNIPFYAVLGNHDIRTNNGEDQVRYRGYNMSDRYYTFSEGAVEFFALDTNTNASWTEELAWLEENLARSTAVWKIVFGHHPVYSSGAHGNTARLVEALPPLFDRYNVRLYLNGHDHHYERTKPIGKTTYLTCGAGAKLRPVGKSDWTAYAVSRFSFAVIEAYADQLKIFGVGTDGEIFDRSNIRT
- a CDS encoding aconitate hydratase, whose product is MNLNVTQKLIQSHLISGKMTPGAEIALRIDQSLTQDATGTMVMLELEAMGLKQVKTELSAQYVDHNLLQTDFKNADDHLFLRSACQRFGIWYSRPGNGISHAVHMERFGVPGKSLIGSDSHTPAAGGMGMLAFGAGGIDVAMAIAGEPMYLKMPQVLGVKLTGKLPDWVSAKDVVLEMLRRYDVDGGRGKIIEYYGPGLENLSAMDRHVIANMGTELGATTTVFPSDEETKRFLIAQGRGEDWVELVADENAQYDLTEEINLAELEPLIACPSSPGNVVPVREVAGREVSQVVVGSSANPGLRDFWIVSQMVKGKTINDRVSFDVNPTSRQAIENLAAMGTAFVDLIHTGARFHQAGCLGCIGMGQAPASEQISLRTMPRNFPGRSGTADDRVYLCSPETAAASALTGKITDPRDLEKLYDMSYPQFEPPETEIINTEMLVPPPSDGSNVEIVKGPNIESFPEFSALPDSASVPVLLKVGDNISTDEILPAGAQVLPFRSNIPKISEFVYYLLDATFAERARETKDEYGAHVLVAGDNYAQGSSREHAAIAPRYLGQIAVIAKSYARIGWQNLVNFGILPLEFVNPEDYDAIAAADELVFEGLHRALKAGENILVKHKTCDRTYELTYSLSERQRELILAGGLINYFKQNLAVAAQ